In Cherax quadricarinatus isolate ZL_2023a chromosome 1, ASM3850222v1, whole genome shotgun sequence, the DNA window cttctctttctcatatacataaatgacctaccaaatgcatcgcaactactcaaacccacactatttgcagatgacactacatacgtctactctcacccgagcccagtcatgctagccaatactgtaaataccgaattacagaaaatatcaacctggatgaggaccaacaaacttactctaaacattgacaaaacctactacattcagtttggtaacagagctacagatgtgtctcttaacataatgataaatggatcacctatcacaaaactcacagagggaaaattcttaggaatccaccttgataatagactcaaatttcaaacacatatacaacaaatttccaaaagaatttccaagaccgtaggcatactatcgaagatacggtactatgttccacagtcagccctcctggccctatatcactctcttatttacccctatctcacctatggaatttgtgcatggggctcaacaacaataaaccatctcagaccactaatcacccaacaaaaggctgcagtcagaatgataacaaattcccactacagacagcacactccaccaatattcacaactctaaacctactcacaatacaaaacatccatacttattactgcacctactacatacatagaacacttagctctgacataaaccctcccctcaaatatctccttaccaacctcaacagaacacatggccATAACACAAgtcacagatcactctttgatgttcctcgtgttcatctcacgctatgcaaaaactcaatgcacataaaaggccctaaaatctggaattcattacctgtaaatataaaagaaacactgtctgtttataaattcaagtctcttctcaaatatcacttacccacaactaaataaatactgaataattgtatctcataaattgtatctcatatatgtatctcattattgtatctcataaatgtcaacctgtgacccaatcacactttgttactatttaacttcattacctaacagaatactccattctactgattacacaacaacacagtaaatgaccatatgacctgtctttgtaatactcatttgtactcaactgttatctgttttacaataatttttgtaccactgaatatatcattgcttagttaatcttaagtaaattttaagcctgcccataatgctctgcatgctctggtggcctggtggttaacgctctcgcttcacacggtgagggcctgggttcgattcccagccagagtagaaacattggacgtgtttctttccacctgttgtctatgttccccatcagtaaaatgggtacctgggtgttagtcgactggtgtgggtcgcatcctgggacactgacctaaggaggcctggtcacagaccgggccgcgggggcgttgacccccggaactctctccagataaactctccagatacaaggggctttggcatgctgcactttaaaaaattgtattccttgtatttctctgtatcatgttcaaattaataaataaataaataaataaatgacatggagaggaaggtggggtaggggttgtcatcaaaaaggttggaaggaaggggtaagggaggttttgtgggcgaggggcttggacttccagcaggtgtgcatgagcgtgttcgataggagtgaatggagacgaatggtatttgggacctgacgatctgttggagtgtgagcagggtaatatttagtaaagggattcagggaaaccggttatttttatatagccggacttgactcctggaaatgggaagtacaatgcctgcactctaaaggaggggtttcgggatattagcagtttggagggatatgttgtgtatctttatatgtatatgcttctaaactgttgtgttctgagcacctctgcaaaaacagtgattatgtgtgagtgaggtgaaagtgttgaatgatgatgaaagtattttctttttggggattttctttctttttgggtcaccctgcctccgtgggagatggccaacttgttagagagaaaaaaaaaaataccactggCTTTCAGTCTCTGTCATATAATCCCATCTAACCAATCTTCACTTCCAGATTAGTACTTCATTAACTCCCTCCACAATTACATTCAGCTGATCATTCATTTTAACAGATCTCATATCTCATCACCCCAAACATCAAGTTAATTTTTAAGTTTTGTGCCTGCAAAACATCTGTTCAGTTTatccaacactgctgcctctttATTCCATATTCTCCACTTCAATTCTTGAAGAAATACTTAGAAATAAGATAAACAAAATACTGACCAATTACTGATTAGAATACAACTGGTTAACCATGTATATAATCTTATATTATAATTGGATTGAATGCTTTGTATACTGtaatttttttcaacacaccagctgtctcccactgaggctggGTGACCCCAAAaatggaggaagggggggggggggtaaaggagtttatgtgtgggaggggcttagacttccagcaatcatgtttaattttttaaataaccataatttttaaataacTTTAAACTCATAACCAATGAATAAACATTACATAATGGATACAGTAAAACAATATCAGGTCAAATAAATTAAGAAAAATGACAAGCAGTGTGAACGTTTTGGAGAAAATGGTCTATCTGTGCAACAGTACTAGGACACATGGTTAAGCTCTACAAAATTAATATTGAAATTGACCTTTACTTAACTCACCACCAATAAAGACAGATTTGACAATTCCTTGCATTGTAGCCTGGGCACCTTTTGGAGTCATGAAGCTTGCATAACTCATCATATTAGGGTAGAAGAGTCCAAATGATAACCCATGAAGCAGATCGACTGGGAGAAAGAACCACGGGTTGGTGACACAGGagtacaggagaagacgaagagaaAATACTGCCATTGACAGTGCAAAGGTGGGGATTTGGCCCAATTTTTTGATGGTGTATGCTGAAATGCagaaaatgtttatattatatatgcatGTAAAATAATTTACTATAATTTTATAGTGTACTGTACTTTAATATAAAAGTGCAAATCATGCAAATTTTAACTTTTTAATACAAAAATAAACAGGTTTTTCCTTACATGACAAAAAAAGAAAGGGCACTTCTCCCAGGAAGCACTGTGCTCCTAACATAAGACCTTGTAAAAGTTTCATGTTAGGAAAATCTGGATTCCAAGTAACAGCTACATCTTCCACTATGATGAACAGGAAAGTCCATAGTGTTCCCATAGTCAAGCCTATCACTATAACAGTTAGCTGGAATAAAAATAAAATAGTATTATGTATTATATGCTTTCAATATATTCACTAATATCCCTCCCCTGCATGGAAATTCAGTTAACAAATTCATTTAACCAATAAAGCAATAAGACATTTCAAATAAAAGAAACCCAAGTGAAGAGGTTTATATTTCAataaataaatggaaaacaaaaGATACAGTCACTGAAATATATAATCATTGAAATATACAGGACTAACATACAGTACATACCATAAAAATCATCATCTTCGAAGTGCAAATAATTTTGCCAACATTTTTTGCTTTTAGTTTCTCTCTTTTTGAGAAAGAAAAGGGAATCTGCAGAGAAACAATGAAGTTCAGTGTGAGGAAGACACCAGATATAATTAAAGCTGAAGAGTAGTTGATGTGTGCACTTCCTTTGGAATAGTGATCTACCAGAGCTCCACTTACTGTACCAACTAGTCCCCAACCAACGCTCCCCCACATACGCTGACGACCATATCTGTGACGAGCTTGACCCAGAATGGAGAAGCACACAGTGTctgccatggtggtggtggtagaatttcCTCCATAAAGCAACACCAAAAGAATGAATATGAGCCAAAATTCTGGAGTATGAATCACATCTGAGAGTGTTACATCCTTTTCATCTCTGCTGTCATCAGCACCACAGTGGTAAAAACATGTTGCATGATACTTCTCCTCACAGGTGAAATTGGAAAATTCAGACAGCATTGGTGCTGTATTGGTGTCAGTAATAATTGTGCAATTACCATCATCACAAATGTTGAAAGTAGATCGTTCAGCGCTTATATTAAAAATTAAACCTGAAGGTAATGGGAAATTTTCAGTAAAATTAAGAGAGATTAAGTTCATGTTCTGTGGGTAAGAACAGTTTACCATGCAGTTTATATTGTCTCTTTGGGTTTCTGTCACTTGGTCAAGTGTCTCATTATTACTACATTTCTGCAACACAGAAAAACTGAAACTGTTATGATTTTCATATACACTTGAGCAAACAGATAGTCTAGTAATATTGTCCAGACAGTGAAGTGAAACTGTTGCTTCTCTCTGGGTATGAGATGACCTTGAGATATCCGGTAGAAGGAAGATTGATATGAAGGACGTGCTGAGGACAATCATTCCTGACAAAAATAGTGCACGGTGAATTTTGAAAGCATCAGCTAGCGTGCTAATCATTAAGGTGATAGCAGAacttgcaaaaggagtaactgtCCACATGAGGCCCACAGCTAACGTTGGGATGCCCTTCTGCCTTGCCACCACTGGCAAGAATGTGAAAAACGATATTCCTGTGGAGGAATTACTttgttgtaaaaaaaattattggtaCAGCAGATgttaaaatttaatattttatatcaGAGCACTTTATCAGATATTATATAGGAGAATCCAGTTTTCATAATTGTGCCAATTATGAAAACTGGATTTTCCTATATGTACAgaacataataataattttcaaagAATACATCATTTATTATCATTAAACCTAAATAAGCTCAAACAGCTTCTGGCCTCCAATAGTACTTGATACAGTATTACATTTCTGACACATGGAAAAAAATAATTATCACTGTGCTTGAATTATACAGTATAGGTTTTaataatatacatttatattGAATGTAAAGCATtggttttaaatgttgcagcaaggaggctagaggcagtggataTGTTATGCTGTTGGTGAGTGCAAAAAGTAGCATTTAAAAacaaattcagggaaaccagttagccagacctgAGCCCTAAAAGTGAGAAATACACTGCCTACACTCTAAACGAGGGGTGAGTATATTGGAattctgaactgtgatgtcaacaCACTTCTGGAGAGAAAGCAATAAAATGAATGACAGTAAATGAGTTTCCTcttattttggg includes these proteins:
- the LOC128689722 gene encoding major facilitator superfamily domain-containing protein 6 isoform X3: MIFNINKDLLPLKIHYFLKYGGISFFTFLPVVARQKGIPTLAVGLMWTVTPFASSAITLMISTLADAFKIHRALFLSGMIVLSTSFISIFLLPDISRSSHTQREATVSLHCLDNITRLSVCSSVYENHNSFSFSVLQKCSNNETLDQVTETQRDNINCMVNCSYPQNMNLISLNFTENFPLPSGLIFNISAERSTFNICDDGNCTIITDTNTAPMLSEFSNFTCEEKYHATCFYHCGADDSRDEKDVTLSDVIHTPEFWLIFILLVLLYGGNSTTTTMADTVCFSILGQARHRYGRQRMWGSVGWGLVGTVSGALVDHYSKGSAHINYSSALIISGVFLTLNFIVSLQIPFSFSKREKLKAKNVGKIICTSKMMIFMLTVIVIGLTMGTLWTFLFIIVEDVAVTWNPDFPNMKLLQGLMLGAQCFLGEVPFLFLSSYTIKKLGQIPTFALSMAVFSLRLLLYSCVTNPWFFLPVDLLHGLSFGLFYPNMMSYASFMTPKGAQATMQGIVKSVFIGEMRMVEAVEISCLR
- the LOC128689722 gene encoding major facilitator superfamily domain-containing protein 6-B isoform X2: MWTVTPFASSAITLMISTLADAFKIHRALFLSGMIVLSTSFISIFLLPDISRSSHTQREATVSLHCLDNITRLSVCSSVYENHNSFSFSVLQKCSNNETLDQVTETQRDNINCMVNCSYPQNMNLISLNFTENFPLPSGLIFNISAERSTFNICDDGNCTIITDTNTAPMLSEFSNFTCEEKYHATCFYHCGADDSRDEKDVTLSDVIHTPEFWLIFILLVLLYGGNSTTTTMADTVCFSILGQARHRYGRQRMWGSVGWGLVGTVSGALVDHYSKGSAHINYSSALIISGVFLTLNFIVSLQIPFSFSKREKLKAKNVGKIICTSKMMIFMLTVIVIGLTMGTLWTFLFIIVEDVAVTWNPDFPNMKLLQGLMLGAQCFLGEVPFLFLSSYTIKKLGQIPTFALSMAVFSLRLLLYSCVTNPWFFLPVDLLHGLSFGLFYPNMMSYASFMTPKGAQATMQGIVKSVFIGGVSSGAMVGGLLVKVVGGSRAYFCLGLFNGMFTLFFIVVQFIIYKLNSRQCQDQGEYTFPEDEIIQNGTDKGPYDCDAEQQ
- the LOC128689722 gene encoding major facilitator superfamily domain-containing protein 6 isoform X1, with translation MIFNINKDLLPLKIHYFLKYGGISFFTFLPVVARQKGIPTLAVGLMWTVTPFASSAITLMISTLADAFKIHRALFLSGMIVLSTSFISIFLLPDISRSSHTQREATVSLHCLDNITRLSVCSSVYENHNSFSFSVLQKCSNNETLDQVTETQRDNINCMVNCSYPQNMNLISLNFTENFPLPSGLIFNISAERSTFNICDDGNCTIITDTNTAPMLSEFSNFTCEEKYHATCFYHCGADDSRDEKDVTLSDVIHTPEFWLIFILLVLLYGGNSTTTTMADTVCFSILGQARHRYGRQRMWGSVGWGLVGTVSGALVDHYSKGSAHINYSSALIISGVFLTLNFIVSLQIPFSFSKREKLKAKNVGKIICTSKMMIFMLTVIVIGLTMGTLWTFLFIIVEDVAVTWNPDFPNMKLLQGLMLGAQCFLGEVPFLFLSSYTIKKLGQIPTFALSMAVFSLRLLLYSCVTNPWFFLPVDLLHGLSFGLFYPNMMSYASFMTPKGAQATMQGIVKSVFIGGVSSGAMVGGLLVKVVGGSRAYFCLGLFNGMFTLFFIVVQFIIYKLNSRQCQDQGEYTFPEDEIIQNGTDKGPYDCDAEQQ